One segment of Arvicanthis niloticus isolate mArvNil1 chromosome 5, mArvNil1.pat.X, whole genome shotgun sequence DNA contains the following:
- the Tardbp gene encoding TAR DNA-binding protein 43 isoform X7: protein MSEYIRVTEDENDEPIEIPSEDDGTVLLSTVTAQFPGACGLRYRNPVSQCMRGVRLVEGILHAPDAGWGNLVYVVNYPKDNKRKMDETDASSAVKVKRAVQKTSDLIVLGLPWKTTEQDLKDYFSTFGEVLMVQVKKDLKTGHSKGFGFVRFTEYETQVKVMSQRHMIDGRWCDCKLPNSKQSPDEPLRSRKVFVGRCTEDMTAEELQQFFCQYGEVVDVFIPKPFRAFAFVTFADDKVAQSLCGEDLIIKGISVHISNAEPKHNSNRQLERSGRFGGKSPFGRS from the exons ATGTCTGAATATATTCGGGTAACAGAAGATGAGAACGATGAACCCATTGAAATACCATCAGAAGATGATGGGACAGTGTTGCTGTCCACAGTTACAGCCCAGTTTCCAGGAGCTTGTGGCCTGCGCTACCGGAATCCAGTGTCTCAGTGTATGAGAGGCGTCCGATTGGTGGAAGGAATTCTGCATGCCCCTGATGCTGGCTGGGGCAATCTGGTATATGTTGTCAACTATCCCAAAG ataacaaaaggaaaatgGATGAGACCGATGCTTCCTCTGCAGTGAAAGTGAAAAGAGCAGTCCAGAAAACATCTGACCTCATAGTGTTGGGTCTTCCCTGGAAAACAACAGAACAGGATCTTAAAGATTATTTCAGTACCTTTGGAGAGGTTCTTATGGTTCAG GTCAAGAAAGATCTTAAAACTGGTCACTCGAAAGGGTTTGGCTTTGTTCGATTTACGGAATATGAAACCCAAGTGAAAGTAATGTCACAGCGACATATGATAGACGGGCGATGGTGTGACTGTAAACTTCCGAATTCTAAG CAAAGCCCAGATGAGCCTTTGAGAAGCAGAAAGGTGTTTGTTGGACGCTGTACAGAGGACATGACTGCAGAGGAGCTTCAGCAGTTCTTCTGTCAGTACGGAGAGGTGGTGGATGTCTTCATCCCCAAACCGTTCAGAGCCTTTGCCTTTGTTACCTTTGCAGATGATAAG GTTGCCCAGTCTCTTTGTGGAGAGGATTTGATCATTAAAGGAATCAGCGTGCATATATCCAATGCTGAACCTAAGCATAATAGCAATAGACAGTTAGAAAGAAGTGGAAGATTTGGTG GAAAATCTCCATTTGGGAGATCATGA
- the Tardbp gene encoding TAR DNA-binding protein 43 isoform X1: protein MSEYIRVTEDENDEPIEIPSEDDGTVLLSTVTAQFPGACGLRYRNPVSQCMRGVRLVEGILHAPDAGWGNLVYVVNYPKDNKRKMDETDASSAVKVKRAVQKTSDLIVLGLPWKTTEQDLKDYFSTFGEVLMVQVKKDLKTGHSKGFGFVRFTEYETQVKVMSQRHMIDGRWCDCKLPNSKQSPDEPLRSRKVFVGRCTEDMTAEELQQFFCQYGEVVDVFIPKPFRAFAFVTFADDKVAQSLCGEDLIIKGISVHISNAEPKHNSNRQLERSGRFGGNPGGFGNQGGFGNSRGGGAGLGNNQGGNMGGGMNFGAFSINPAMMAAAQAALQSSWGMMGMLASQQNQSGPSGNNQSQGSMQREPNQAFGSGNNSYSGSNSGAPLGWGSASNAGSGSGFNGGFGSSMDSKSSGWGM from the exons ATGTCTGAATATATTCGGGTAACAGAAGATGAGAACGATGAACCCATTGAAATACCATCAGAAGATGATGGGACAGTGTTGCTGTCCACAGTTACAGCCCAGTTTCCAGGAGCTTGTGGCCTGCGCTACCGGAATCCAGTGTCTCAGTGTATGAGAGGCGTCCGATTGGTGGAAGGAATTCTGCATGCCCCTGATGCTGGCTGGGGCAATCTGGTATATGTTGTCAACTATCCCAAAG ataacaaaaggaaaatgGATGAGACCGATGCTTCCTCTGCAGTGAAAGTGAAAAGAGCAGTCCAGAAAACATCTGACCTCATAGTGTTGGGTCTTCCCTGGAAAACAACAGAACAGGATCTTAAAGATTATTTCAGTACCTTTGGAGAGGTTCTTATGGTTCAG GTCAAGAAAGATCTTAAAACTGGTCACTCGAAAGGGTTTGGCTTTGTTCGATTTACGGAATATGAAACCCAAGTGAAAGTAATGTCACAGCGACATATGATAGACGGGCGATGGTGTGACTGTAAACTTCCGAATTCTAAG CAAAGCCCAGATGAGCCTTTGAGAAGCAGAAAGGTGTTTGTTGGACGCTGTACAGAGGACATGACTGCAGAGGAGCTTCAGCAGTTCTTCTGTCAGTACGGAGAGGTGGTGGATGTCTTCATCCCCAAACCGTTCAGAGCCTTTGCCTTTGTTACCTTTGCAGATGATAAG GTTGCCCAGTCTCTTTGTGGAGAGGATTTGATCATTAAAGGAATCAGCGTGCATATATCCAATGCTGAACCTAAGCATAATAGCAATAGACAGTTAGAAAGAAGTGGAAGATTTGGTGGTAATCCAGGTGGCTTTGGGAATCAGGGTGGGTTTGGTAACAGTAGAGGGGGTGGGGCTGGCTTGGGAAATAACCAGGGTGGTAATATGGGTGGAGGGATGAACTTTGGTGCTTTCAGCATTAACCCAGCGATGATGGCTGCAGCTCAGGCAGCCTTGCAGAGTAGTTGGGGTATGATGGGCATGTTAGCCAGCCAGCAGAACCAGTCAGGCCCATCTGGGAATAACCAAAGCCAGGGCAGCATGCAGAGAGAACCAAATCAAGCTTTTGGTTCTGGAAATAATTCCTACAGTGGTTCTAATTCTGGTGCCCCCCTTGGTTGGGGGTCAGCATCAAATGCAGGATCAGGCAGTGGTTTTAATGGAGGTTTTGGCTCAAGCATGGATTCTAAATCCTCTGGCTGGGGAATGTAG
- the Tardbp gene encoding TAR DNA-binding protein 43 isoform X6, with protein MSEYIRVTEDENDEPIEIPSEDDGTVLLSTVTAQFPGACGLRYRNPVSQCMRGVRLVEGILHAPDAGWGNLVYVVNYPKDNKRKMDETDASSAVKVKRAVQKTSDLIVLGLPWKTTEQDLKDYFSTFGEVLMVQVKKDLKTGHSKGFGFVRFTEYETQVKVMSQRHMIDGRWCDCKLPNSKQSPDEPLRSRKVFVGRCTEDMTAEELQQFFCQYGEVVDVFIPKPFRAFAFVTFADDKVAQSLCGEDLIIKGISVHISNAEPKHNSNRQLERSGRFGGNPGKSPFGRS; from the exons ATGTCTGAATATATTCGGGTAACAGAAGATGAGAACGATGAACCCATTGAAATACCATCAGAAGATGATGGGACAGTGTTGCTGTCCACAGTTACAGCCCAGTTTCCAGGAGCTTGTGGCCTGCGCTACCGGAATCCAGTGTCTCAGTGTATGAGAGGCGTCCGATTGGTGGAAGGAATTCTGCATGCCCCTGATGCTGGCTGGGGCAATCTGGTATATGTTGTCAACTATCCCAAAG ataacaaaaggaaaatgGATGAGACCGATGCTTCCTCTGCAGTGAAAGTGAAAAGAGCAGTCCAGAAAACATCTGACCTCATAGTGTTGGGTCTTCCCTGGAAAACAACAGAACAGGATCTTAAAGATTATTTCAGTACCTTTGGAGAGGTTCTTATGGTTCAG GTCAAGAAAGATCTTAAAACTGGTCACTCGAAAGGGTTTGGCTTTGTTCGATTTACGGAATATGAAACCCAAGTGAAAGTAATGTCACAGCGACATATGATAGACGGGCGATGGTGTGACTGTAAACTTCCGAATTCTAAG CAAAGCCCAGATGAGCCTTTGAGAAGCAGAAAGGTGTTTGTTGGACGCTGTACAGAGGACATGACTGCAGAGGAGCTTCAGCAGTTCTTCTGTCAGTACGGAGAGGTGGTGGATGTCTTCATCCCCAAACCGTTCAGAGCCTTTGCCTTTGTTACCTTTGCAGATGATAAG GTTGCCCAGTCTCTTTGTGGAGAGGATTTGATCATTAAAGGAATCAGCGTGCATATATCCAATGCTGAACCTAAGCATAATAGCAATAGACAGTTAGAAAGAAGTGGAAGATTTGGTGGTAATCCAG GAAAATCTCCATTTGGGAGATCATGA
- the Tardbp gene encoding TAR DNA-binding protein 43 isoform X3, whose amino-acid sequence MSEYIRVTEDENDEPIEIPSEDDGTVLLSTVTAQFPGACGLRYRNPVSQCMRGVRLVEGILHAPDAGWGNLVYVVNYPKDNKRKMDETDASSAVKVKRAVQKTSDLIVLGLPWKTTEQDLKDYFSTFGEVLMVQVKKDLKTGHSKGFGFVRFTEYETQVKVMSQRHMIDGRWCDCKLPNSKQSPDEPLRSRKVFVGRCTEDMTAEELQQFFCQYGEVVDVFIPKPFRAFAFVTFADDKVAQSLCGEDLIIKGISVHISNAEPKHNSNRQLERSGRFGGNPVHLISNVYGRSTSLKVVL is encoded by the exons ATGTCTGAATATATTCGGGTAACAGAAGATGAGAACGATGAACCCATTGAAATACCATCAGAAGATGATGGGACAGTGTTGCTGTCCACAGTTACAGCCCAGTTTCCAGGAGCTTGTGGCCTGCGCTACCGGAATCCAGTGTCTCAGTGTATGAGAGGCGTCCGATTGGTGGAAGGAATTCTGCATGCCCCTGATGCTGGCTGGGGCAATCTGGTATATGTTGTCAACTATCCCAAAG ataacaaaaggaaaatgGATGAGACCGATGCTTCCTCTGCAGTGAAAGTGAAAAGAGCAGTCCAGAAAACATCTGACCTCATAGTGTTGGGTCTTCCCTGGAAAACAACAGAACAGGATCTTAAAGATTATTTCAGTACCTTTGGAGAGGTTCTTATGGTTCAG GTCAAGAAAGATCTTAAAACTGGTCACTCGAAAGGGTTTGGCTTTGTTCGATTTACGGAATATGAAACCCAAGTGAAAGTAATGTCACAGCGACATATGATAGACGGGCGATGGTGTGACTGTAAACTTCCGAATTCTAAG CAAAGCCCAGATGAGCCTTTGAGAAGCAGAAAGGTGTTTGTTGGACGCTGTACAGAGGACATGACTGCAGAGGAGCTTCAGCAGTTCTTCTGTCAGTACGGAGAGGTGGTGGATGTCTTCATCCCCAAACCGTTCAGAGCCTTTGCCTTTGTTACCTTTGCAGATGATAAG GTTGCCCAGTCTCTTTGTGGAGAGGATTTGATCATTAAAGGAATCAGCGTGCATATATCCAATGCTGAACCTAAGCATAATAGCAATAGACAGTTAGAAAGAAGTGGAAGATTTGGTGGTAATCCAG TTCATCTCATTTCAAATGTTTATGGAAGAAGCACTTCATTGAAAGTAGTGCTGTAA
- the Tardbp gene encoding TAR DNA-binding protein 43 isoform X4 — translation MSEYIRVTEDENDEPIEIPSEDDGTVLLSTVTAQFPGACGLRYRNPVSQCMRGVRLVEGILHAPDAGWGNLVYVVNYPKDNKRKMDETDASSAVKVKRAVQKTSDLIVLGLPWKTTEQDLKDYFSTFGEVLMVQVKKDLKTGHSKGFGFVRFTEYETQVKVMSQRHMIDGRWCDCKLPNSKQSPDEPLRSRKVFVGRCTEDMTAEELQQFFCQYGEVVDVFIPKPFRAFAFVTFADDKVAQSLCGEDLIIKGISVHISNAEPKHNSNRQLERSGRFGVHLISNVYGRSTSLKVVL, via the exons ATGTCTGAATATATTCGGGTAACAGAAGATGAGAACGATGAACCCATTGAAATACCATCAGAAGATGATGGGACAGTGTTGCTGTCCACAGTTACAGCCCAGTTTCCAGGAGCTTGTGGCCTGCGCTACCGGAATCCAGTGTCTCAGTGTATGAGAGGCGTCCGATTGGTGGAAGGAATTCTGCATGCCCCTGATGCTGGCTGGGGCAATCTGGTATATGTTGTCAACTATCCCAAAG ataacaaaaggaaaatgGATGAGACCGATGCTTCCTCTGCAGTGAAAGTGAAAAGAGCAGTCCAGAAAACATCTGACCTCATAGTGTTGGGTCTTCCCTGGAAAACAACAGAACAGGATCTTAAAGATTATTTCAGTACCTTTGGAGAGGTTCTTATGGTTCAG GTCAAGAAAGATCTTAAAACTGGTCACTCGAAAGGGTTTGGCTTTGTTCGATTTACGGAATATGAAACCCAAGTGAAAGTAATGTCACAGCGACATATGATAGACGGGCGATGGTGTGACTGTAAACTTCCGAATTCTAAG CAAAGCCCAGATGAGCCTTTGAGAAGCAGAAAGGTGTTTGTTGGACGCTGTACAGAGGACATGACTGCAGAGGAGCTTCAGCAGTTCTTCTGTCAGTACGGAGAGGTGGTGGATGTCTTCATCCCCAAACCGTTCAGAGCCTTTGCCTTTGTTACCTTTGCAGATGATAAG GTTGCCCAGTCTCTTTGTGGAGAGGATTTGATCATTAAAGGAATCAGCGTGCATATATCCAATGCTGAACCTAAGCATAATAGCAATAGACAGTTAGAAAGAAGTGGAAGATTTGGTG TTCATCTCATTTCAAATGTTTATGGAAGAAGCACTTCATTGAAAGTAGTGCTGTAA
- the Tardbp gene encoding TAR DNA-binding protein 43 isoform X8, translating to MSEYIRVTEDENDEPIEIPSEDDGTVLLSTVTAQFPGACGLRYRNPVSQCMRGVRLVEGILHAPDAGWGNLVYVVNYPKDNKRKMDETDASSAVKVKRAVQKTSDLIVLGLPWKTTEQDLKDYFSTFGEVLMVQVKKDLKTGHSKGFGFVRFTEYETQVKVMSQRHMIDGRWCDCKLPNSKQSPDEPLRSRKVFVGRCTEDMTAEELQQFFCQYGEVVDVFIPKPFRAFAFVTFADDKVAQSLCGEDLIIKGISVHISNAEPKHNSNRQLERSGRFGGNPGILLSTCFLIQEFVITLHRLRL from the exons ATGTCTGAATATATTCGGGTAACAGAAGATGAGAACGATGAACCCATTGAAATACCATCAGAAGATGATGGGACAGTGTTGCTGTCCACAGTTACAGCCCAGTTTCCAGGAGCTTGTGGCCTGCGCTACCGGAATCCAGTGTCTCAGTGTATGAGAGGCGTCCGATTGGTGGAAGGAATTCTGCATGCCCCTGATGCTGGCTGGGGCAATCTGGTATATGTTGTCAACTATCCCAAAG ataacaaaaggaaaatgGATGAGACCGATGCTTCCTCTGCAGTGAAAGTGAAAAGAGCAGTCCAGAAAACATCTGACCTCATAGTGTTGGGTCTTCCCTGGAAAACAACAGAACAGGATCTTAAAGATTATTTCAGTACCTTTGGAGAGGTTCTTATGGTTCAG GTCAAGAAAGATCTTAAAACTGGTCACTCGAAAGGGTTTGGCTTTGTTCGATTTACGGAATATGAAACCCAAGTGAAAGTAATGTCACAGCGACATATGATAGACGGGCGATGGTGTGACTGTAAACTTCCGAATTCTAAG CAAAGCCCAGATGAGCCTTTGAGAAGCAGAAAGGTGTTTGTTGGACGCTGTACAGAGGACATGACTGCAGAGGAGCTTCAGCAGTTCTTCTGTCAGTACGGAGAGGTGGTGGATGTCTTCATCCCCAAACCGTTCAGAGCCTTTGCCTTTGTTACCTTTGCAGATGATAAG GTTGCCCAGTCTCTTTGTGGAGAGGATTTGATCATTAAAGGAATCAGCGTGCATATATCCAATGCTGAACCTAAGCATAATAGCAATAGACAGTTAGAAAGAAGTGGAAGATTTGGTGGTAATCCAG GAATACTTCTGTCTACATGCTTTCTCATCCAAGAATTCGTCATCACGCTGCACAGGCTGCGTCTTTGA
- the Tardbp gene encoding TAR DNA-binding protein 43 isoform X5 — MSEYIRVTEDENDEPIEIPSEDDGTVLLSTVTAQFPGACGLRYRNPVSQCMRGVRLVEGILHAPDAGWGNLVYVVNYPKDNKRKMDETDASSAVKVKRAVQKTSDLIVLGLPWKTTEQDLKDYFSTFGEVLMVQVKKDLKTGHSKGFGFVRFTEYETQVKVMSQRHMIDGRWCDCKLPNSKQSPDEPLRSRKVFVGRCTEDMTAEELQQFFCQYGEVVDVFIPKPFRAFAFVTFADDKVAQSLCGEDLIIKGISVHISNAEPKHNSNRQLERSGRFGGNPGGFGNQGKSPFGRS, encoded by the exons ATGTCTGAATATATTCGGGTAACAGAAGATGAGAACGATGAACCCATTGAAATACCATCAGAAGATGATGGGACAGTGTTGCTGTCCACAGTTACAGCCCAGTTTCCAGGAGCTTGTGGCCTGCGCTACCGGAATCCAGTGTCTCAGTGTATGAGAGGCGTCCGATTGGTGGAAGGAATTCTGCATGCCCCTGATGCTGGCTGGGGCAATCTGGTATATGTTGTCAACTATCCCAAAG ataacaaaaggaaaatgGATGAGACCGATGCTTCCTCTGCAGTGAAAGTGAAAAGAGCAGTCCAGAAAACATCTGACCTCATAGTGTTGGGTCTTCCCTGGAAAACAACAGAACAGGATCTTAAAGATTATTTCAGTACCTTTGGAGAGGTTCTTATGGTTCAG GTCAAGAAAGATCTTAAAACTGGTCACTCGAAAGGGTTTGGCTTTGTTCGATTTACGGAATATGAAACCCAAGTGAAAGTAATGTCACAGCGACATATGATAGACGGGCGATGGTGTGACTGTAAACTTCCGAATTCTAAG CAAAGCCCAGATGAGCCTTTGAGAAGCAGAAAGGTGTTTGTTGGACGCTGTACAGAGGACATGACTGCAGAGGAGCTTCAGCAGTTCTTCTGTCAGTACGGAGAGGTGGTGGATGTCTTCATCCCCAAACCGTTCAGAGCCTTTGCCTTTGTTACCTTTGCAGATGATAAG GTTGCCCAGTCTCTTTGTGGAGAGGATTTGATCATTAAAGGAATCAGCGTGCATATATCCAATGCTGAACCTAAGCATAATAGCAATAGACAGTTAGAAAGAAGTGGAAGATTTGGTGGTAATCCAGGTGGCTTTGGGAATCAGG GAAAATCTCCATTTGGGAGATCATGA
- the Tardbp gene encoding TAR DNA-binding protein 43 isoform X2, with translation MSEYIRVTEDENDEPIEIPSEDDGTVLLSTVTAQFPGACGLRYRNPVSQCMRGVRLVEGILHAPDAGWGNLVYVVNYPKDNKRKMDETDASSAVKVKRAVQKTSDLIVLGLPWKTTEQDLKDYFSTFGEVLMVQVKKDLKTGHSKGFGFVRFTEYETQVKVMSQRHMIDGRWCDCKLPNSKQSPDEPLRSRKVFVGRCTEDMTAEELQQFFCQYGEVVDVFIPKPFRAFAFVTFADDKVAQSLCGEDLIIKGISVHISNAEPKHNSNRQLERSGRFGGNPGGFGNQVHLISNVYGRSTSLKVVL, from the exons ATGTCTGAATATATTCGGGTAACAGAAGATGAGAACGATGAACCCATTGAAATACCATCAGAAGATGATGGGACAGTGTTGCTGTCCACAGTTACAGCCCAGTTTCCAGGAGCTTGTGGCCTGCGCTACCGGAATCCAGTGTCTCAGTGTATGAGAGGCGTCCGATTGGTGGAAGGAATTCTGCATGCCCCTGATGCTGGCTGGGGCAATCTGGTATATGTTGTCAACTATCCCAAAG ataacaaaaggaaaatgGATGAGACCGATGCTTCCTCTGCAGTGAAAGTGAAAAGAGCAGTCCAGAAAACATCTGACCTCATAGTGTTGGGTCTTCCCTGGAAAACAACAGAACAGGATCTTAAAGATTATTTCAGTACCTTTGGAGAGGTTCTTATGGTTCAG GTCAAGAAAGATCTTAAAACTGGTCACTCGAAAGGGTTTGGCTTTGTTCGATTTACGGAATATGAAACCCAAGTGAAAGTAATGTCACAGCGACATATGATAGACGGGCGATGGTGTGACTGTAAACTTCCGAATTCTAAG CAAAGCCCAGATGAGCCTTTGAGAAGCAGAAAGGTGTTTGTTGGACGCTGTACAGAGGACATGACTGCAGAGGAGCTTCAGCAGTTCTTCTGTCAGTACGGAGAGGTGGTGGATGTCTTCATCCCCAAACCGTTCAGAGCCTTTGCCTTTGTTACCTTTGCAGATGATAAG GTTGCCCAGTCTCTTTGTGGAGAGGATTTGATCATTAAAGGAATCAGCGTGCATATATCCAATGCTGAACCTAAGCATAATAGCAATAGACAGTTAGAAAGAAGTGGAAGATTTGGTGGTAATCCAGGTGGCTTTGGGAATCAGG TTCATCTCATTTCAAATGTTTATGGAAGAAGCACTTCATTGAAAGTAGTGCTGTAA
- the Masp2 gene encoding mannan-binding lectin serine protease 2 — protein sequence MRLLIFLGLLWSLVATLSGSKWPEPVFGRLVSPGFPEAYGNHQDRSWTLTAPPGYRLRLYFTHFNLELSYLCEYDFVKLSSGTKVLATLCGQESTDTEQAPGNDTFYSLGPSLKVTFHSDYSNEKPFTGFEAFYAAEDVDECRVSLGDAAPCDHYCHNYLGSYYCSCRAGYVLHQNKHTCSALCSGQVFTGRSGYLSSPEYPQPYPKLSSCTYSIRLEDGFTISLDFVESFDVEMHPEAQCPYDSLKIQTGKREYGPFCGKTLPHRIETDSHEVTITFVTDESGSHTGWKINYTGAARPCPDPTAPPNGHISPVQATYVMKDSFSVFCKTGFELLQGSVPLKSFTAVCQKDGSWDQPMPECSIIDCGPPNDLPNGHVDYITGPEVTTYKAVIEYRCEETFYTMSSNGKYVCEADGFWTSSKGDKSLPVCEPVCGLSTRTTGGRIIGGQPAKPGDFPWQVLLLGQTTASGALIHDNWILTAAHAVYGKTEAVSSLDIRMGILKRLSPDYTQAWPEAVFIHEGYTHGAGYDNDIALIKLKNKVTINRNIIPVCLPRKEAASLMRTDFTGTVAGWGLTKKGFLARNLMFVDIPVVDHQKCAAAYEKQLLPEARVTTNMLCAGLEAGGKDSCRGDSGGGLVFLDNETQRWFVGGIVSWGSIYCGEADQYGVYTKVINYIPWIENITRNF from the exons ATGAG GCTGCTGATTTTCCTGGGTCTGCTGTGGAGCTTGGTAGCCACACTTTCAGGCTCCAAGTGGCCTGAGCCTGTATTCGGGCGCCTGGTGTCCCCTGGCTTCCCAGAGGCATATGGTAACCACCAGGATCGATCGTGGACACTGACTGCACCCCCTGGCTACCGCCTGCGTCTCTATTTCACCCACTTCAACCTGGAACTCTCTTACCTCTGCGAGTATGACTTCGTCAAG TTGAGCTCAGGGACAAAGGTGCTAGCCACACTGTGTGGGCAGGAGAGTACAGATACTGAGCAGGCACCCGGCAATGACACCTTCTACTCACTGGGTCCCAGCCTAAAGGTCACCTTCCACTCCGATTACTCCAATGAGAAGCCATTCACAGGATTTGAGGCCTTCTATGCAGCGGAGG ATGTGGATGAATGCAGAGTGTCCCTGGGAGACGCAGCCCCTTGTGACCATTATTGCCACAACTACCTGGGCAGCTACTACTGCTCCTGCCGGGCGGGCTACGTTCTCCACCAGAACAAGCACACCTGCTCAG ccctttgttcaGGCCAGGTGTTCACTGGGAGGTCTGGGTATCTCAGTAGCCCTGAGTACCCGCAGCCATACCCCAAACTCTCCAGCTGCACCTACAGCATCCGCCTAGAGGACGGCTTCACTATTAGCCTGGACTTCGTGGAGTCCTTCGACGTGGAGATGCACCCTGAAGCCCAGTGCCCCTACGACTCCCTCAAG ATTCAAACAGGCAAGAGGGAATACGGCCCATTCTGTGGGAAGACGTTGCCCCACAGGATTGAAACCGACAGCCACGAGGTGACCATCACCTTTGTCACTGATGAGTCAGGGAGCCACACAGGCTGGAAGATAAACTACACGGGCGCAG CACGGCCCTGCCCTGATCCAACGGCGCCACCTAATGGCCACATCTCACCTGTGCAAGCCACGTATGTCATGAAGGacagcttttctgtcttctgcaaGACTGGCTTTGAGCTTCTGCAA GGTTCTGTCCCCCTGAAATCATTCACTGCTGTCTGTCAGAAAGATGGATCTTGGGACCAGCCGATGCCAGAGTGCAGCA TTATTGACTGTGGCCCTCCCAATGACCTACCCAATGGCCACGTGGACTATATCACAGGCCCCGAAGTGACCACCTACAAAGCTGTGATTGAGTACAGATGTGAAGAGACGTTCTACACAATGAGCAGCAATG GTAAATATGTGTGTGAAGCTGATGGATTCTGGACGAGCTCCAAAGGAGACAAATCCCTCCCGGTCTGTGAGCCTG tTTGTGGGCTGTCCACACGCACTACAGGAGGCCGTATAATTGGAGGGCAGCCTGCAAAGCCCGGTGACTTTCCTTGGCAAGTCTTGTTACTGGGTCAAACTACAGCATCAGGCGCACTTATACATGACAATTGGATTTTAACAGCTGCTCATGCTGTCTATGGGAAAACAGAGGCAGTGTCCTCCCTGGACATCCGCATGGGTATCCTCAAAAGGCTCTCGCCTGATTACACTCAAGCCTGGCCTGAGGCTGTCTTTATACATGAAGGTTACACTCACGGTGCTGGTTATGACAATGATATAGCACTGATTAAACTCAAGAACAAAGTCACAATCAACAGAAACATCATACCTGTTTGCCTACCAAGGAAAGAAGCTGCATCCTTAATGAGAACAGACTTCACTGGAACTGTGGCTGGCTGGGGGTTAACCAAGAAGGGGTTTCTTGCTAGAAACCTAATGTTTGTGGACATACCAGTTGTTGACCACCAAAAATGTGCCGCTGCATATGAAAAGCAGCTCCTCCCAGAAGCAAGAGTAACCACTAACATGCTCTGTGCAGGCTTAGAAGCCGGCGGCAAGGACAGCTGCAGAGGTGACAGTGGAGGGGGATTAGTGTTTCTAGATAATGAAACACAACGATGGTTTGTGGGAGGAATAGTTTCCTGGGGTTCCATTTATTGTGGGGAGGCAGACCAATATGGGGTCTACACAAAAGTCATAAACTATATTCCCTGGATTGAGAATATAACAAGAAATTTCTAA
- the Srm gene encoding spermidine synthase, with translation MEPGPDGPAAPGPAAIREGWFRETCSLWPGQALSLQVEQLLHHRRSRYQDILVFRSKTYGNVLVLDGVIQCTERDEFSYQEMIANLPLCSHPNPRKVLIIGGGDGGVLREVVKHPSVESVVQCEIDEDVIEVSKKFLPGMAIGYSSSKLTLHVGDGFEFMKQNQDAFDVIITDSSDPMGPAESLFKESYYQLMKTALKEDGILCCQGECQWLHLDLIKEMRHFCKSLFPVVGYAYCTIPTYPSGQIGFMLCSKNPSTNFREPVQQLTQAQVEQMQLKYYNSDMHRAAFVLPEFTRKALNDIS, from the exons ATGGAGCCTGGCCCCGACGGCCCAGCCGCGCCCGGCCCCGCCGCCATCCGTGAGGGCTGGTTCCGAGAGACCTGCAGCCTGTGGCCTGGCCAGGCCCTGTCGCTGCAGGTGGAGCAGCTGCTGCACCACCGGCGCTCGCGGTACCAAGACATCCTCGTCTTCCGCAG TAAAACCTACGGCAACGTGCTGGTTCTGGATGGCGTCATCCAGTGTACTGAGAGGGACGAGTTCTCCTACCAGGAGATGATCGCCAACTTGCCGCTCTGCAGCCACCCCAACCCGCGGAAG GTGCTGATCATCGGGGGTGGAGATGGGGGCGTCCTTCGGGAAGTGGTGAAACACCCCTCTGTGGAGTCTGTGGTCCAGTGCGAGATCGATGAG GATGTCATTGAAGTCTCTAAGAAGTTCCTGCCTGGCATGGCCATTGGCTACTCCAGCTCAAAGCTGACTCTCCATGTGGGCGATGGCTTTGAGTTCATGAAACAGAACCAAGATGCCTTTGACGTCATCATCACCGACTCTTCAGACCCCATGG GCCCTGCTGAGAGCCTCTTCAAGGAGTCCTATTACCAGCTCATGAAGACAGCGCTCAAGGAAGATGGTATCCTCTGCTGCCAGG GTGAGTGCCAGTGGCTGCACCTTGACCTCATCAAGGAGATGAGGCATTTCTGCAagtctctcttccctgtggtgggctaTGCCTACTGCACCATCCCCACTTATCCCAGCGGCCAGATCGGCTTCATGCTGTGTAGCAAAAACCCG AGCACCAACTTCCGGGAGCCCGTGCAGCAGCTGACACAGGCCCAGGTGGAGCAGATGCAGCTGAAATACTATAACTCGGACATGCACCGTGCAGCCTTCGTGCTGCCTGAGTTCACCCGAAAG GCCCTGAATGACATAAGCTGA